One Paraglaciecola mesophila genomic region harbors:
- a CDS encoding DUF3526 domain-containing protein: MSYMFTQLSREWRFMLRQKYLLVLLGCALLISGFSVLSGLNEVEQQQHTIERLKAADASDRTDAQHKHDEIGMLAYYTFHLTYSAPSDLAFAALGERDIYPWKHRIKMLAIEGQIYESDTQNAELTQAGKIDFVFVISALSPLIIILLFHDLFASERSSGRHDLLVTTAKSPWALWGARGAIRFIALFLCLMLPFYVGAWVSGTSLAAIGLVSLYCIIYLAFWALVSVYWGRNASSAPKVASGLIGMWVLFAFITPILGDLSINQLVHSPKGGDIVLTQREAVNDAWDLPKETTMDAFTATYPEWKEHVAMQSMFEWKWYYAFQQVGDQIAAPMSQEYREAASKKYQFAGYASLLSPPMLLQRLLTRLAETDAVAAHEYEQQVRDFHQALRLFHYPFLFAQGEFDKGELINMPSFDKFIFEQQQGRDTDSVQSANK; the protein is encoded by the coding sequence ATGAGTTATATGTTTACACAACTTAGCCGTGAATGGCGATTTATGTTGCGCCAGAAATACCTACTAGTGCTGCTCGGCTGTGCACTTTTAATCTCTGGGTTTTCTGTGCTCAGCGGTTTGAATGAAGTAGAGCAACAGCAACACACTATCGAGCGTTTAAAAGCCGCCGATGCATCTGACCGTACTGATGCACAGCATAAGCATGATGAAATTGGGATGTTAGCCTACTACACCTTCCATCTTACTTATTCAGCCCCTTCGGATTTAGCCTTTGCGGCCTTAGGTGAGCGCGATATTTACCCGTGGAAGCACCGTATTAAAATGCTCGCCATTGAAGGGCAAATTTACGAAAGCGACACCCAAAATGCAGAGCTTACCCAAGCGGGTAAAATCGACTTTGTATTTGTGATAAGTGCTCTATCGCCACTGATTATTATTCTGTTGTTCCATGATTTATTCGCCAGCGAGCGCAGCAGCGGCAGGCACGATTTATTAGTCACTACGGCTAAATCCCCATGGGCCCTTTGGGGAGCTCGAGGGGCAATACGCTTCATTGCACTTTTCTTGTGTTTGATGCTGCCATTTTATGTAGGGGCTTGGGTCAGTGGTACCTCACTGGCAGCCATAGGGTTAGTTTCGCTCTACTGCATCATCTATCTAGCGTTTTGGGCATTGGTAAGCGTGTACTGGGGCAGGAACGCAAGTAGCGCGCCCAAAGTGGCTTCAGGATTAATAGGTATGTGGGTACTGTTCGCCTTCATCACGCCTATTCTAGGCGACTTGAGCATTAATCAACTTGTTCATTCACCTAAGGGTGGCGACATTGTGTTAACCCAGCGAGAAGCCGTCAATGACGCATGGGATCTGCCAAAAGAAACCACCATGGACGCCTTCACAGCAACCTATCCAGAGTGGAAAGAGCATGTGGCCATGCAAAGCATGTTCGAGTGGAAATGGTATTACGCCTTTCAACAGGTCGGAGACCAAATCGCAGCGCCTATGTCACAAGAATATCGTGAGGCAGCCAGTAAGAAATACCAATTCGCTGGGTATGCATCTTTGCTGTCTCCGCCCATGTTATTGCAGCGCCTGTTAACTCGCCTTGCAGAAACAGACGCCGTGGCGGCGCATGAGTACGAACAACAAGTACGGGACTTTCACCAAGCCCTTCGTTTGTTTCACTACCCATTCTTATTTGCCCAAGGTGAATTCGACAAAGGGGAGCTGATTAACATGCCTAGTTTTGACAAGTTCATTTTTGAACAACAACAAGGGCGCGATACAGATAGCGTTCAATCGGCCAATAAATAA
- a CDS encoding ABC transporter permease, translating into MSDHSSSITPFAKTIIVAKDEWRYWLRSKLAISVLAIGLLLTLSSVIVTAINTMELSHTRHALQDNAEQTFADQPDRHPHRMVHYGHYAFRAPSPLSVLDPGVDAYTGNSIFLEGHRQNSAMFADQKQGTALTQLGSLTPAFIVQTLAPLLLILIGYSSVSRERESHTLTYLLSQGTSGFTLIAGKGLALLSVIGLILVPLTVSALFSLHEGESVVAILGFILGYALYLSVWALLVLLCSSALSKNSESFTALALTWILLCVVMPRVASSTAITTVPAAGKLETDFAVIAELRKLGDGHNANDPAFAQIKASLLEKYNVDSIEQLPVNYRGIIAMTSEAKLTEVLNEFAEERMQTELAQTKVSRYFGWLSPMVAIRSLSMLTAGTSIETHHKFLREAEDLRFNFVQSLNKVHTEQLSYQDDMNRNKDDDASLKARVGATNWQVLEDFTFAVDKPSLRLQRSAPAFLQLLAWIAALIIVIRWLGKRLV; encoded by the coding sequence GTGAGCGATCATTCATCTTCAATAACCCCTTTTGCAAAAACCATTATTGTTGCCAAAGATGAGTGGCGATATTGGCTACGCTCTAAATTAGCCATATCCGTATTGGCCATTGGCTTATTACTCACATTATCCTCTGTGATAGTCACCGCCATTAATACCATGGAGCTAAGTCATACTCGCCATGCATTACAAGACAATGCCGAGCAAACCTTTGCTGATCAACCTGACCGACATCCCCATAGAATGGTGCATTATGGGCACTATGCGTTTAGAGCCCCATCGCCACTGAGTGTGTTAGATCCGGGCGTTGATGCCTACACCGGAAACTCTATCTTTCTAGAAGGACACCGGCAAAACAGCGCCATGTTTGCCGACCAAAAACAAGGTACTGCGCTCACTCAACTCGGTAGCTTAACTCCCGCGTTTATCGTGCAAACTTTGGCTCCTCTGCTGCTGATTTTGATTGGCTACAGTTCAGTTAGTCGTGAGCGCGAATCACACACACTGACCTATTTGTTATCTCAAGGTACATCAGGGTTTACCCTAATTGCCGGTAAGGGTCTGGCGTTACTGTCGGTCATTGGGCTTATTTTAGTGCCGTTAACCGTCTCGGCGCTTTTTAGCCTACATGAAGGGGAAAGTGTCGTTGCCATCTTGGGCTTTATTTTAGGTTATGCCCTTTATCTGAGCGTCTGGGCATTGCTGGTTTTGTTGTGCTCAAGCGCACTGTCAAAAAACAGTGAAAGCTTTACCGCGTTAGCACTGACTTGGATTTTACTCTGTGTGGTTATGCCACGCGTCGCAAGCTCTACTGCGATCACAACGGTGCCCGCTGCAGGGAAACTAGAAACTGACTTTGCGGTTATCGCTGAGCTGCGAAAGTTAGGGGATGGCCACAATGCCAATGACCCGGCCTTTGCGCAAATAAAAGCCTCCCTATTAGAAAAATACAATGTGGACTCAATTGAGCAGTTGCCTGTTAACTACCGGGGTATCATCGCCATGACATCAGAAGCGAAGTTAACAGAGGTGTTAAACGAGTTTGCAGAAGAGCGAATGCAAACTGAGTTAGCCCAAACCAAGGTATCACGATATTTCGGTTGGTTGTCACCTATGGTCGCCATTCGTTCATTATCAATGCTGACTGCCGGTACCAGCATAGAAACCCACCATAAATTTTTACGCGAAGCTGAAGATCTGAGATTCAACTTTGTTCAAAGCTTAAACAAAGTTCATACAGAGCAACTTAGTTACCAAGACGATATGAATCGAAATAAAGACGATGATGCGTCATTAAAAGCGCGAGTCGGTGCGACAAACTGGCAAGTGCTAGAAGACTTTACCTTCGCTGTTGATAAACCTAGCTTACGCTTACAACGCAGTGCACCTGCATTTTTACAGCTACTAGCATGGATAGCAGCGCTCATCATTGTCATTCGTTGGCTAGGGAAACGCTTAGTATGA
- a CDS encoding ABC transporter ATP-binding protein yields MIEIDQAKAVIEANSLCVNIKNNPILKGLNFQVKAGEIYALLGGNGAGKSTTLKTLLGFNAPSSGSVKVDGKEVVKALNLVREKTAYLPESATLYTHLTARENVKYFLSLADIKKSDAEVNQAFDRVALQEKARDRHMQTYSKGMRQKTAIALALLREAPIFLLDEPTSGLDPVAIDEFNQLVRELASGGATILMVTHDVYGACQVADRIGLLRDGELVGEFSAPQNGQIETEQVHAAFAQRGAA; encoded by the coding sequence GTGATAGAAATAGATCAGGCCAAGGCTGTCATTGAAGCAAACTCACTTTGCGTCAACATAAAAAACAATCCCATTTTAAAAGGTCTCAACTTCCAGGTTAAAGCGGGTGAAATATACGCTTTGCTAGGCGGTAACGGCGCGGGTAAATCAACCACATTGAAGACCCTTTTAGGGTTTAATGCCCCAAGCAGTGGCTCAGTAAAAGTGGATGGTAAAGAGGTTGTCAAAGCCCTGAACCTTGTACGTGAAAAAACTGCCTATTTGCCAGAATCTGCAACCTTATATACTCACCTTACCGCTAGGGAAAATGTCAAATATTTCCTATCTTTGGCGGATATTAAAAAGTCAGATGCTGAGGTTAATCAAGCGTTTGATCGCGTAGCGTTACAGGAAAAGGCGCGGGATCGTCACATGCAGACGTATTCAAAAGGCATGCGACAAAAAACGGCCATCGCGCTGGCTTTGCTGCGTGAAGCACCGATCTTTTTATTAGATGAGCCTACTTCGGGCCTCGACCCTGTGGCTATCGATGAATTTAACCAACTCGTGCGCGAGCTTGCCTCTGGTGGCGCTACCATATTAATGGTTACCCACGATGTATACGGTGCCTGCCAAGTAGCAGATCGTATCGGCCTATTGCGCGATGGCGAACTTGTGGGAGAGTTTTCCGCTCCGCAAAACGGACAAATTGAAACCGAACAAGTTCACGCGGCATTTGCCCAACGAGGCGCAGCGTGA
- a CDS encoding IS66 family insertion sequence element accessory protein TnpB, with protein MEFCRQQQINTQTYYTRQRDIRLQRTHRKFVHVKRKVTKIESHTEETSSELLLQLESALLSVSTNVCPHWLATVMKTLAD; from the coding sequence GTGGAGTTTTGTCGCCAGCAACAGATTAATACCCAAACCTACTACACTAGGCAACGTGATATTCGACTCCAGCGAACTCACAGAAAGTTCGTTCACGTCAAACGTAAAGTCACAAAGATTGAGTCACACACCGAGGAAACCAGTAGCGAACTTCTTCTGCAACTTGAGAGCGCTCTACTTAGCGTGTCAACGAATGTATGCCCTCACTGGCTTGCTACCGTGATGAAGACATTAGCTGATTGA
- a CDS encoding diguanylate cyclase, with protein sequence MLYYFHSRVIYFLLLLVVLPAFGEGALELTEGKSTLVDTNLWYEFDNVVDVPRLQAIKSLESVNSALQTAQTMPSLGGESGTYFTKVTLSIPQKGQYFVIVNANFIDVGLASYSSSHQPEPTFQVFSQLRDNATPPLLHFQAITVQTTMDNEQIALRLLIKAKQFPTPVSISVLDSRAFYQFQKLNNGISIAGITSMLILALLAVLIYSGTRKRVALTCAGYLGLHGVGWAAASGMLNDIVSLPINTSYWGMLIFPLAIASAAQFVSDLFECKADHKKLFTFLRCVSVVSFVLGITMWFMPFTLAYLLSHLLAMFWIVFTIVVGVSMLKKNDFRAKYFLAGNLVYSLSLGYYIAAHSLYFGELPYPESAVIFALSLDCLCILLCLTEWFKLKQKEFTRNQYLSRIDSMTQLGNRFSLSECIGQIADDYVIVYIDLDGLKSINDRNGHDEGDKLIIKTASLLQQSFYSLGDVFRSGGDEFVVVLQANSAHGIQNAADKALAQMSHVSIELGKQWHDAGVSFGIATSLEAKGPSECISLADKRMYQHKAKTKYSNP encoded by the coding sequence TTGCTTTATTATTTTCATTCTCGTGTTATTTATTTTCTATTGCTGCTGGTGGTGTTACCTGCGTTCGGTGAAGGGGCTCTAGAGCTAACAGAGGGGAAAAGTACCCTAGTTGATACGAACTTATGGTACGAGTTTGACAACGTTGTTGATGTGCCGCGCCTTCAGGCAATAAAATCGTTAGAGAGTGTTAATAGTGCGCTTCAAACCGCTCAAACTATGCCATCTCTGGGGGGAGAGTCGGGGACTTACTTTACTAAAGTAACCTTAAGTATTCCCCAAAAAGGGCAGTACTTTGTCATAGTGAATGCGAATTTCATTGATGTAGGATTAGCCTCGTATTCGTCGAGTCATCAGCCAGAGCCTACTTTTCAAGTCTTCTCTCAACTACGTGATAATGCCACTCCTCCTTTGCTTCATTTTCAAGCCATAACTGTGCAAACGACGATGGATAACGAACAAATAGCACTGAGGTTGCTTATCAAAGCTAAACAGTTTCCTACGCCTGTTTCCATTTCTGTTCTCGATAGCAGAGCGTTTTATCAATTTCAAAAACTCAATAATGGCATTTCGATAGCAGGTATTACCTCCATGCTCATTTTGGCTTTGTTGGCCGTACTTATTTACTCGGGGACGAGAAAAAGAGTGGCGTTAACCTGTGCTGGTTATTTAGGGCTTCATGGGGTTGGCTGGGCAGCGGCATCTGGCATGCTCAATGACATTGTAAGTTTGCCCATTAATACCAGCTACTGGGGAATGCTCATTTTCCCTCTCGCTATTGCGTCTGCCGCGCAGTTTGTTTCTGATTTATTCGAATGTAAAGCTGACCATAAAAAGCTGTTTACGTTTTTACGTTGCGTGAGTGTAGTGAGCTTCGTATTGGGTATTACTATGTGGTTTATGCCATTTACTTTAGCGTATTTGCTATCTCATTTACTGGCCATGTTTTGGATAGTATTCACGATAGTAGTTGGTGTAAGTATGCTTAAAAAGAATGATTTCAGAGCAAAGTATTTTTTGGCGGGAAATCTTGTTTACAGTCTGTCGTTAGGATATTACATCGCGGCTCACAGCTTGTACTTTGGGGAGCTGCCATACCCTGAATCTGCCGTAATATTTGCCTTGTCATTAGACTGCCTATGTATCTTGCTGTGTTTAACTGAATGGTTCAAATTAAAACAAAAGGAGTTTACCCGAAACCAATACTTGTCGCGAATTGACTCGATGACGCAGCTAGGGAATAGGTTTTCCCTGTCGGAGTGTATTGGGCAAATCGCTGACGACTACGTCATTGTTTACATAGATTTAGATGGCTTGAAAAGTATCAATGATAGAAACGGGCACGATGAAGGTGACAAACTCATTATCAAAACGGCGAGCCTGTTACAGCAGTCGTTTTATTCATTGGGTGACGTGTTTCGCTCTGGGGGCGATGAGTTTGTGGTGGTACTGCAGGCTAATTCGGCTCATGGCATTCAAAATGCGGCTGATAAAGCGCTAGCACAAATGTCACATGTATCTATTGAGCTAGGCAAGCAATGGCATGATGCTGGCGTTAGCTTTGGGATAGCCACGAGCCTAGAAGCCAAAGGCCCCTCAGAATGTATATCATTGGCGGATAAGCGAATGTATCAGCACAAAGCAAAAACTAAGTATTCAAACCCATAG
- a CDS encoding phytanoyl-CoA dioxygenase family protein, with translation MTTLETKNIDNAYVAGDNAGKYRQTQSEKVKLIPEHVTQADLKQVEEHGYIVIENLLSGPEITTIKNAISPLLNETGRNAFEGYKTQRLYGVLNKTRALDRLVDHPRILALLDKLFMPNYLLSQLQIINLLPGESGQPLHFDDGFYPIPRPRAPLGAATIWAIDDFTQSNGATVIVPNSHTWDDNQKPAAEQAKSAVMKAGSVLFYPGTFWHGGGANHSSANRLAVTCQYCEPWLRTQENYFLGTPLNVVADLSEDIRRMLGFSIHPPFIGMVNGMHPKRLLENM, from the coding sequence ATGACAACGCTAGAGACTAAGAACATCGATAACGCATATGTTGCAGGGGACAATGCAGGTAAGTATCGACAAACCCAAAGTGAGAAGGTCAAGTTGATACCGGAACATGTGACACAAGCCGATTTAAAACAGGTGGAAGAACACGGTTACATAGTGATTGAAAACCTGTTGTCGGGGCCCGAAATTACGACGATTAAAAATGCAATTTCGCCTTTATTAAATGAAACGGGCAGAAATGCATTCGAAGGATACAAAACGCAGAGATTGTATGGCGTTTTGAACAAAACCAGAGCACTGGATCGCTTAGTTGACCACCCACGTATTCTTGCCTTGCTCGACAAGTTATTCATGCCAAATTATCTTTTGTCCCAATTGCAGATCATCAATTTGTTGCCGGGTGAATCTGGACAGCCACTGCACTTCGATGATGGTTTTTATCCTATCCCTCGACCTAGGGCACCGCTAGGCGCTGCTACCATTTGGGCAATCGACGATTTCACACAGTCCAATGGCGCAACGGTGATCGTACCAAACAGCCACACATGGGACGACAACCAAAAGCCCGCAGCAGAACAGGCGAAATCAGCAGTCATGAAAGCTGGATCTGTACTCTTTTATCCCGGCACGTTCTGGCATGGTGGAGGTGCAAATCATTCGAGTGCCAACCGCCTCGCGGTTACTTGCCAATATTGTGAGCCATGGTTGCGCACCCAGGAAAACTATTTTTTGGGCACACCATTAAACGTTGTCGCGGATTTATCAGAAGATATACGTAGAATGTTAGGGTTCTCCATTCATCCTCCGTTTATTGGAATGGTCAATGGCATGCACCCTAAACGATTATTAGAGAATATGTGA
- a CDS encoding TetR/AcrR family transcriptional regulator, whose translation MKKDAAKKSTRKRLLDAARVEIVNGNGDLEVANVAKRAGVSDGLTYYHFGNKAGLINAIVNAFYHDLDDKVAGVPFDGDTWKEREKARVHAMVSLFYDDPVAMIAATRLRTDPAFTQEELERNDRLEQLGARNIAEAQRKGEIDAAYNPLMLASMLLSGVMSGVRIALTTTPPLSVDKAQQSVWGFVERAAGLKDIDL comes from the coding sequence ATGAAAAAAGATGCAGCAAAAAAGTCCACTCGAAAGCGTTTATTAGACGCGGCCAGAGTTGAAATTGTTAACGGTAACGGGGATTTAGAAGTTGCGAATGTAGCCAAGCGGGCAGGGGTATCAGACGGGCTTACGTACTACCATTTCGGTAACAAAGCTGGGCTTATCAACGCCATCGTAAATGCATTTTATCACGATTTAGACGACAAGGTTGCGGGTGTTCCTTTTGATGGTGACACTTGGAAAGAGAGAGAAAAAGCCCGGGTACATGCCATGGTCTCGTTATTTTATGATGACCCAGTGGCAATGATTGCAGCAACGCGACTACGAACCGACCCCGCGTTTACACAAGAAGAACTAGAGCGCAATGACAGGTTAGAGCAATTAGGCGCAAGAAACATCGCCGAAGCCCAGCGAAAAGGCGAAATCGATGCTGCTTATAACCCACTAATGTTAGCGTCAATGCTGCTCTCAGGCGTTATGTCAGGGGTGAGAATCGCGTTAACCACCACACCCCCTCTATCTGTTGATAAAGCCCAACAATCGGTATGGGGATTTGTCGAACGAGCCGCGGGCCTCAAAGACATAGATTTATAA
- a CDS encoding ATP-binding protein, which translates to MTIFNFNDDEALGKVASVDTATVVVEVNDAELLKRLQVNRLAVLQSSKPGQHLIGIINQVTRKKLIPSATEENEEPSDEQNLCKVALIGSLIDADGIKRNIFRRTLESVPEIDANCFALEGEKLTSFMRVISHAEADGNSLTLGKYTLDENAVAYLNGNKFFQRHAFIGGSTGAGKSWTTARIIEQVSELKNSNAIIFDLHGEYSPLEGDGISHFKVAGPSDIESNRTLADGVIYLPYWLLSYEALVSLFVDRSDQNAPNQAMLMAREVNSAKTQYLEDGGYQDILDNFTVDSPVPFDLPSLIHELNAINVERIPGAKAGTEKAGEFNGKLSRMISRLENKISDRRLGFLFQGGADVLKFDWLNRLACALLGSNDENGNGGVKIINFSEVPSDVLPLIVSLVARLAFSVQQWTPSEERHPVAILCDEAHLYIPNKNVSGASDDISIQIFERIAKEGRKYGVSLVVVTQRPSEVNKTILSQCSNFVAMRLTNSDDQSVIKKLLPDSLGGFSDILPTLDTGEALVVGDASLLPSRIRIDEPNNKPDSGTIEFWKEWQGDVTAGRLNKAIDNWRKQNIQ; encoded by the coding sequence ATGACTATTTTTAATTTTAATGACGATGAAGCTTTGGGCAAAGTGGCTTCTGTAGATACAGCAACAGTTGTTGTAGAAGTTAATGATGCTGAACTTTTAAAAAGGTTGCAGGTTAATAGGCTGGCTGTATTACAAAGTAGTAAGCCCGGGCAGCACTTGATTGGAATTATCAATCAGGTTACAAGAAAAAAGCTAATACCTTCTGCTACTGAAGAAAATGAAGAGCCTTCTGACGAACAGAATTTATGTAAAGTGGCATTGATTGGCTCCTTGATTGATGCTGACGGTATAAAAAGAAACATATTCCGCCGCACACTAGAAAGCGTACCGGAAATTGATGCAAATTGTTTTGCACTAGAAGGCGAAAAGCTAACCTCATTTATGAGAGTTATTTCTCATGCAGAAGCAGACGGTAATTCATTAACATTAGGTAAATATACCCTAGATGAAAATGCGGTAGCTTATTTAAATGGTAATAAGTTTTTCCAGCGTCATGCTTTTATCGGAGGAAGCACCGGGGCTGGTAAATCTTGGACTACGGCAAGAATCATTGAGCAAGTTTCTGAACTGAAAAATTCAAATGCAATAATTTTTGACTTGCACGGGGAGTATTCTCCTTTAGAGGGGGATGGTATTAGTCACTTTAAGGTTGCAGGTCCAAGTGATATAGAATCAAATCGCACATTGGCAGACGGTGTAATTTATCTACCTTACTGGCTACTGTCATATGAAGCATTGGTTTCATTATTCGTTGATCGCAGTGATCAAAATGCGCCAAACCAAGCAATGCTAATGGCGAGAGAAGTCAATTCAGCTAAAACTCAATACTTAGAAGACGGTGGCTATCAAGATATTTTAGACAACTTTACAGTTGATAGCCCTGTTCCTTTTGATTTGCCATCATTGATACATGAGTTAAATGCCATCAATGTTGAGCGCATACCAGGTGCTAAAGCAGGCACCGAAAAAGCTGGTGAATTTAACGGAAAACTAAGCAGAATGATTTCTCGCCTAGAAAATAAAATATCGGATCGTCGTTTAGGCTTTTTGTTTCAAGGTGGAGCAGATGTTTTAAAGTTTGACTGGTTAAATAGGTTAGCTTGTGCTCTTTTAGGGAGTAACGATGAAAATGGAAATGGAGGAGTTAAAATAATTAACTTTTCTGAAGTACCGTCAGATGTGCTTCCGTTAATCGTTTCATTAGTAGCTCGCCTTGCTTTTTCTGTTCAACAGTGGACACCTTCTGAAGAACGCCACCCAGTAGCAATCTTATGTGATGAAGCCCATTTATATATTCCCAATAAAAATGTGTCCGGAGCATCGGATGATATATCTATTCAAATTTTCGAGCGCATAGCTAAAGAAGGCAGAAAGTATGGAGTTAGTTTGGTGGTTGTCACACAAAGACCATCAGAAGTGAATAAGACCATACTTAGCCAATGCAGTAACTTTGTGGCTATGAGGCTTACTAATTCTGATGATCAATCTGTCATAAAAAAACTACTCCCAGATAGTCTAGGTGGTTTTAGTGATATTTTACCTACTTTAGATACTGGTGAAGCGCTTGTTGTCGGAGACGCAAGTTTATTGCCTAGCCGTATACGTATTGATGAGCCGAATAACAAGCCAGATAGTGGCACCATCGAGTTCTGGAAGGAATGGCAAGGTGATGTAACTGCTGGACGGTTAAATAAAGCAATAGATAACTGGAGAAAGCAAAACATTCAATGA
- a CDS encoding SIR2 family protein, which produces MSEEILNKISKQAQDYYKNTPVIILGSGASAAFGMSGMWQLAQHLMANVDVVDLHDNEQTSWHNFCEKLKADIDLETALHDVPLSPELTGRVVSETWSLLAPEDFTVFEGSLNNLSLFPLGKLLKHMFRSTAKELNIITPNYDRLAEYACEQENIHHYSGFSHGYRGYSAKKDYLSCSRQVNIWKVHGSLGWFSNSNGVIIFLSNVSEIPNDLTPLIVTPGIEKYRSTHKEPYKTIIHESDDVMDKATAYLCIGFGFNDEHIQTKLVNRCANNGASVIIITYKLTEATKEFIANESTDKYLAIEAAEDNKSKIYSSLLDEPAEVEGEFWSLSGFMNLIM; this is translated from the coding sequence ATGTCTGAGGAAATCCTAAATAAAATATCAAAACAAGCTCAAGATTATTACAAGAACACTCCCGTAATTATATTAGGAAGTGGAGCTTCGGCTGCTTTTGGAATGTCTGGAATGTGGCAGTTAGCACAGCATCTTATGGCGAATGTTGACGTGGTGGATTTACACGATAATGAACAAACTTCTTGGCATAATTTTTGTGAAAAACTGAAAGCCGATATAGATTTAGAAACAGCATTACATGATGTTCCATTGTCACCTGAACTAACTGGTAGAGTGGTTTCAGAAACATGGAGCCTTCTAGCACCTGAAGATTTTACAGTATTTGAGGGCTCACTAAATAACCTTTCATTGTTTCCACTGGGTAAGCTGTTAAAACACATGTTTAGGAGCACAGCCAAAGAGCTCAACATAATAACTCCCAATTATGACAGGTTAGCAGAATATGCGTGCGAGCAAGAAAATATCCATCATTACAGTGGCTTCTCTCATGGTTATAGAGGCTACAGCGCTAAGAAGGACTATTTATCTTGCTCTAGGCAGGTAAATATTTGGAAAGTGCATGGTTCCCTAGGTTGGTTCTCTAATTCTAATGGTGTAATTATATTTTTAAGCAACGTTAGTGAAATCCCTAACGATCTCACACCATTAATAGTAACACCCGGTATTGAAAAATACCGTAGTACTCATAAAGAGCCCTATAAAACAATTATCCATGAATCTGACGATGTAATGGATAAAGCCACCGCTTATTTATGTATTGGCTTTGGTTTCAATGATGAACATATCCAAACGAAGCTGGTAAATCGATGTGCAAATAATGGAGCTTCAGTAATTATCATAACTTATAAATTGACCGAAGCTACGAAAGAATTTATTGCTAATGAAAGTACTGATAAGTATTTAGCTATCGAAGCAGCTGAAGACAATAAATCTAAAATTTATAGCTCTCTACTGGATGAACCAGCAGAAGTAGAAGGCGAGTTCTGGTCACTCAGTGGCTTCATGAATTTAATAATGTAA